A single window of Salvia splendens isolate huo1 chromosome 8, SspV2, whole genome shotgun sequence DNA harbors:
- the LOC121745951 gene encoding uncharacterized protein LOC121745951 yields MSFNPLSAIHKEHKLEGHNYIVWKQNLDIVLSAEEYKYVLTTECPPEPAANASAAVKETYRKWCKANEMAKCYMLASMSKYFNISIKNRAAKSLAFRSIMTKVMKEGTSSLPASYQQFKLNFGMNKRAYTLAELLTELQSAEDLMV; encoded by the exons atgtcgttcaatcctctttccgctaTTCATAAAGAACACAAACTCGAAGGTCATAACTATATCgtatggaaacaaaacttggatatCGTTCTCTCTGCCGAAGAGTACAAATATGTGCTCACTACTGAATGTCCACCTGAACCTGCTGCAAATGCTTCTGCAGCAGTGAAAGAAACATACAGAAAGTGGTGTAAAGCCAATGAGATGgcgaagtgctacatgttggcttctatgtcaaAGTACTTCAACATCAGTATCAAG AATCGAGCGGCTAAATCTTTAGCCTTTCGAAGCATCATGACTAAGGTTATGAAGGAGGGCacatct AGTTTGCCAGCTAGCtatcagcagttcaagctcaatttcggGATGAACAAGAGGGCTTACACCCTAGCTGAACTATTGACTGAGTTGCAGTCAGCGGAGGATCTTATGGTCTAG